From a region of the Rhodoflexus caldus genome:
- a CDS encoding septal ring lytic transglycosylase RlpA family protein — MRKQHLFLLLILLLPLQLTVAPLDQSYNRVGYTQRGEASYYAEQFHGRKTANGERFDMNELTAAHPRIRFHTLLRVTNTRNNKSVIVRINDRGPYVGDRIIDLSKAAAAKIDMLRSGVAPVLLEVIYVETGPVTERERKANEERIRKQEEKGIRTHPPAKEEPAEGEENKRRSVLERIRRLLGKREKAPENQQESNTTQPEQPKPETQPQPEPKPEPKREQKPPVQENKPKPENKETPAGKPVDAETFAGINTYKLDGTITYPNGHGVQVGSYNKLETAIQIGRNVEQTRLADVYIQTGWSGSTRIFRVIAGEGTPEQARELVAKLKAKGFNGFIKQHY; from the coding sequence GTGCGAAAACAACATTTGTTCCTATTACTCATTCTGTTGCTACCCCTGCAACTGACAGTAGCGCCTTTAGACCAGTCATACAATCGGGTGGGTTACACCCAGCGCGGCGAAGCCTCCTACTATGCCGAGCAGTTCCATGGCCGCAAAACAGCCAATGGTGAAAGGTTTGACATGAACGAACTGACTGCGGCTCATCCGCGCATCAGGTTTCATACCCTATTAAGGGTTACAAACACGCGCAACAACAAATCCGTTATTGTGCGGATTAACGACAGAGGCCCTTATGTCGGCGACCGCATCATAGATTTATCAAAAGCGGCTGCGGCAAAAATTGATATGCTTCGGAGCGGTGTAGCCCCCGTTCTGTTGGAGGTGATTTATGTAGAAACAGGCCCTGTAACCGAGCGCGAGCGCAAAGCCAACGAAGAACGCATCCGCAAACAGGAAGAAAAAGGCATCAGGACACATCCGCCCGCGAAGGAAGAACCTGCCGAGGGTGAGGAAAACAAACGCCGTTCGGTATTGGAACGCATCCGCCGCCTGTTAGGCAAGCGTGAAAAAGCTCCTGAAAATCAGCAGGAAAGCAATACTACGCAACCGGAGCAACCCAAACCCGAAACACAGCCGCAACCGGAGCCCAAACCTGAGCCGAAGCGGGAACAAAAACCGCCCGTTCAGGAAAACAAACCCAAACCGGAAAACAAAGAAACGCCTGCCGGCAAACCGGTTGATGCCGAAACTTTTGCAGGAATTAATACCTACAAATTAGACGGCACAATCACCTATCCGAACGGGCACGGCGTACAAGTAGGGTCTTACAACAAGTTAGAAACGGCTATCCAAATCGGGCGAAATGTAGAACAAACCCGCCTTGCCGATGTTTACATACAAACGGGATGGTCAGGCTCAACCCGCATCTTCCGCGTGATAGCAGGTGAAGGTACGCCCGAACAGGCTCGCGAACTTGTTGCCAAGCTAAAAGCCAAGGGCTTTAACGGATTTATTAAACAACACTATTAA
- a CDS encoding TlpA disulfide reductase family protein encodes MKKILAFAIFSLTTTLGLQAQNVPTGIWRAVLTIQNKEVPFLMEVTARKDTLPMFVIRNGEERIEATDISYRNDSLVINMPVFDSEIIAKAEGNRLTGVFSKNLPGNAIYRVPFQAQHGETHRFNKNPDKATVQMSGKWDVTFTNADGRTSQAVGVFTQQENHLTGTFLTPTGDYRFLEGQVSDNRFSLSTFNGESILLFEGTVSGDAITGETWSGISGNRRWQAKRNDNAQLPDPEKLTFLKEGYDRLSFRFPNMENKMVSIDDERYKGKVVVVQLLGSWCPNCMDETAFLAPYYDANKDKGLEMIGLSYERSSKFEEAQPRILKMMKRLKVNYEVLFAGSTDKEEANRTLPMLNAVMAYPTTIFIDKKGKVRKIHTGFSGPGTGHYYTEYVEEFDRFVKKLLSE; translated from the coding sequence ATGAAAAAAATACTTGCATTTGCCATCTTTTCGCTTACAACTACACTTGGTTTGCAGGCACAGAATGTCCCAACGGGCATCTGGCGCGCCGTTTTGACTATTCAGAACAAAGAAGTTCCTTTTTTGATGGAGGTAACGGCACGTAAGGATACACTGCCGATGTTTGTTATTCGCAACGGCGAGGAGCGCATAGAAGCCACCGATATCAGCTATCGCAACGATTCGCTGGTTATCAACATGCCCGTTTTTGATTCGGAAATTATTGCCAAAGCCGAAGGCAACCGCCTGACAGGTGTTTTCAGCAAAAATTTGCCCGGCAATGCCATCTATCGCGTACCTTTTCAGGCTCAACACGGCGAAACACACAGATTCAATAAGAATCCTGATAAAGCTACGGTGCAAATGTCGGGCAAATGGGATGTTACCTTCACCAATGCCGACGGGCGCACCTCGCAAGCGGTAGGTGTTTTTACACAGCAGGAAAATCACCTGACAGGTACATTTTTAACCCCCACAGGCGACTATCGCTTTTTGGAAGGTCAGGTGAGCGACAATCGCTTCAGCCTTTCAACCTTCAACGGAGAAAGCATTTTGCTGTTTGAAGGCACTGTCAGCGGCGATGCAATTACAGGTGAAACATGGTCGGGTATTAGCGGCAACCGTCGCTGGCAGGCAAAGCGCAACGACAACGCACAACTGCCCGACCCCGAAAAACTTACTTTTCTGAAAGAAGGTTATGACCGCCTGAGTTTCCGCTTTCCGAATATGGAAAACAAAATGGTCAGCATAGATGACGAGCGCTACAAAGGCAAAGTAGTAGTGGTGCAGTTGCTCGGCTCTTGGTGCCCGAACTGTATGGATGAAACTGCATTTTTAGCGCCTTACTACGATGCCAACAAAGACAAAGGATTAGAAATGATAGGCCTTTCCTATGAGCGTTCGTCCAAATTTGAAGAGGCGCAGCCCCGCATTTTAAAAATGATGAAGCGCCTGAAAGTAAACTACGAAGTGCTTTTTGCCGGCTCAACCGATAAAGAGGAGGCTAACAGAACGCTGCCCATGCTCAACGCAGTAATGGCCTACCCGACCACCATTTTTATTGACAAAAAAGGCAAGGTGCGCAAAATTCATACGGGCTTCAGCGGCCCCGGCACAGGGCATTACTACACCGAGTATGTAGAAGAATTTGACCGATTTGTGAAGAAGTTGCTCAGCGAATAG
- the ruvA gene encoding Holliday junction branch migration protein RuvA — protein MYAYITGKLAHRAPAVAVIENNGIGYELRISLQTYSQLQEGAACKLYTYLHINSNDFSQTLFGFFSEDEKSLFLMLISVSGVGAGTALNILSSLSAQEIREAIAREDLRTLQNIKGIGSKTAQRLILELKDKIRKEEGVAAVEKASFAAIINPQLQSEALAALMIMGVAKPAAEKSIAAVLKKFGSDISLEELIRQALKTGG, from the coding sequence ATGTACGCCTATATCACCGGTAAATTGGCACATCGCGCCCCGGCAGTTGCCGTCATAGAAAACAACGGTATCGGCTATGAGTTGCGCATTTCGCTGCAAACCTATTCGCAATTGCAGGAAGGGGCTGCGTGCAAACTGTACACCTACTTGCACATCAACAGCAATGATTTTTCGCAAACGCTGTTCGGCTTTTTCTCCGAAGACGAAAAGTCGTTATTTCTGATGCTCATCAGCGTGTCGGGGGTAGGGGCAGGCACAGCGCTGAATATCCTTTCCTCGCTCAGCGCACAGGAAATCCGCGAAGCCATCGCCCGCGAAGATTTGCGTACCCTGCAAAATATCAAAGGAATCGGTTCTAAAACCGCACAGCGGCTCATTCTGGAACTGAAAGACAAAATCCGCAAAGAAGAAGGCGTGGCAGCGGTAGAAAAGGCAAGTTTTGCGGCCATTATCAACCCGCAGTTGCAATCGGAAGCCCTTGCTGCCCTGATGATTATGGGGGTGGCCAAACCTGCTGCCGAAAAAAGCATCGCTGCCGTATTAAAGAAATTCGGCAGCGATATCAGTTTGGAAGAACTCATCCGTCAGGCACTCAAAACAGGTGGCTGA
- a CDS encoding flagellar basal body-associated FliL family protein, with amino-acid sequence MTLNDLKTKIKSYLITSIESGNFTLNDEFRPELQQEARRLGLSDADLQRLINIVSKELNPDEILEQARRRRSLEEAPTPPPIPEVVASPVVEPEAAPPPITDEDEAANRRYEEALAVLAALEQKEEKNEQAPEQPQEEEDIFKIDWIASEQPQQEDDAAVEEARKRAAEEEEEKRRMEELRAREEAIARKKAEEEAVERHNRLVREKQQAENHELPPKPSSGETLFIEAKKPTFEGKKKSSDTDTAAGSGLAKKIIPLVIAFVVLGGGGIAAFFWYKNNHSSGSAPAKKTETITLPSFTGSSNLIETDVTGNYSGTVTNRGETEPVQIEIYDIKTAVNQRLRFQFRGELQQRRQNMQGFGEMELSKGTIYMGHRLMGDAAISKADDGTVTIQGANFQLTKKP; translated from the coding sequence ATGACGCTCAATGACCTTAAAACAAAAATCAAATCCTACCTGATTACCAGCATAGAATCCGGTAATTTTACGCTGAACGATGAGTTTCGCCCCGAATTACAGCAAGAGGCACGCCGGTTGGGGCTTTCCGATGCTGACTTACAGCGGCTGATAAATATTGTGAGCAAGGAGTTGAATCCCGACGAAATTCTGGAACAGGCTCGTCGCCGTCGGTCGTTGGAAGAAGCACCGACTCCTCCTCCGATTCCGGAGGTGGTTGCATCGCCTGTTGTTGAGCCTGAGGCTGCTCCGCCCCCCATTACCGATGAAGATGAGGCCGCCAATCGCCGCTATGAAGAAGCCTTGGCAGTATTGGCCGCATTGGAGCAAAAAGAAGAAAAAAACGAGCAAGCACCTGAACAACCGCAGGAGGAAGAAGATATTTTCAAAATAGACTGGATTGCCTCAGAGCAACCTCAACAAGAAGACGACGCAGCAGTGGAAGAAGCCCGAAAGCGTGCAGCGGAAGAGGAGGAAGAAAAGCGCCGCATGGAAGAGTTGCGAGCTCGGGAGGAAGCCATTGCCCGTAAAAAAGCCGAGGAGGAAGCCGTGGAGCGGCACAACCGTTTGGTAAGAGAGAAGCAGCAGGCAGAAAACCACGAATTGCCGCCCAAACCGTCATCGGGCGAAACATTGTTTATAGAAGCCAAAAAACCAACTTTTGAAGGCAAAAAGAAATCCTCCGACACCGATACGGCAGCAGGCAGCGGTTTAGCCAAGAAAATCATACCTCTTGTGATTGCATTTGTGGTTTTAGGCGGCGGAGGCATCGCAGCGTTTTTCTGGTATAAAAACAACCATTCCTCAGGCAGTGCGCCTGCCAAAAAAACAGAGACGATTACTTTACCCTCATTTACGGGCAGCAGCAACCTGATAGAAACCGATGTAACAGGCAATTACAGCGGCACTGTTACCAATCGCGGCGAAACAGAACCGGTACAAATTGAAATATACGATATTAAAACGGCTGTTAATCAGCGTCTTAGGTTTCAGTTCAGGGGCGAATTGCAACAGCGCCGACAAAACATGCAAGGCTTTGGCGAGATGGAACTTTCCAAAGGAACGATTTACATGGGACACCGCCTCATGGGCGACGCTGCCATCAGCAAAGCCGACGACGGCACCGTTACAATTCAGGGGGCTAACTTCCAACTCACCAAAAAGCCCTAA
- a CDS encoding N-acetylmuramoyl-L-alanine amidase: MLPVFFHAATACGQVKIVQRPLADKCSRARDKDKPVTHLMIHFCSVCIEQPQNPYDLNAICKVFEDYGVSAHYLIGRDGTVYQLVDESRVAYHAGKGKLPFPPYLENSFNGSSIGIELMGIGTQKEMAVFMDAEAYARIAKSDIGFTEEQYASLKQLIADIQKRHPEIKMDRQHIVGHDEYAPTRKTDPGSLFDWKKIGL, translated from the coding sequence TTGTTGCCTGTATTTTTTCATGCAGCTACTGCCTGTGGTCAAGTAAAAATTGTACAACGGCCGCTTGCCGACAAATGCTCGCGCGCGCGCGACAAAGACAAGCCCGTTACCCACCTGATGATTCATTTTTGCAGCGTTTGCATTGAACAACCTCAAAATCCTTACGATTTAAACGCTATTTGCAAAGTGTTTGAAGACTACGGCGTTTCTGCGCACTACCTCATCGGGCGCGACGGCACGGTTTACCAATTAGTGGACGAAAGCCGCGTGGCGTATCATGCAGGCAAAGGAAAACTGCCCTTCCCGCCCTATTTGGAAAACAGTTTTAACGGCAGTTCCATTGGCATTGAGCTGATGGGTATCGGTACGCAGAAAGAAATGGCCGTTTTCATGGATGCGGAGGCTTACGCACGCATTGCTAAGTCGGATATAGGCTTTACGGAGGAACAATACGCCAGCCTCAAACAACTTATAGCAGATATTCAAAAACGCCACCCCGAAATTAAAATGGACAGGCAGCACATTGTCGGGCACGATGAATATGCTCCCACCCGCAAAACAGACCCCGGCAGCCTTTTTGACTGGAAAAAAATAGGGCTTTGA
- a CDS encoding ABC transporter ATP-binding protein → MSHYILEAQKLSKTYYSNQKALTVLHEISFGIAPGDTFAIVGPSGSGKTTLLGLCAGLDSPTTGSVMLNGQPLEAMSEDARARLRNRDVGFVFQNFQLLPTLTALENVMVPMELKGMKNIRQRAMELLGKVGLADRHDHYPAQLSGGEQQRISIARAFANEPKILFADEPTGNLDEATSGKIQQLLFDLNRETGTTLVVVTHDLELAQRTQRIIRLKGGMVVNEVN, encoded by the coding sequence ATGTCGCATTACATCTTAGAGGCACAAAAATTAAGCAAAACTTACTATAGTAACCAAAAAGCGCTGACAGTTTTGCACGAAATCAGTTTTGGCATTGCTCCGGGTGATACTTTTGCCATCGTAGGCCCTTCCGGCAGCGGAAAAACCACGCTTTTGGGGCTTTGTGCAGGTTTGGACAGCCCCACAACCGGTTCTGTGATGCTCAACGGCCAGCCGCTGGAAGCCATGAGCGAAGATGCCCGTGCACGCCTGCGCAACCGCGATGTAGGCTTTGTTTTTCAAAATTTTCAACTCTTGCCGACCCTGACCGCACTGGAAAACGTAATGGTGCCTATGGAGCTCAAAGGCATGAAAAACATCCGTCAGCGGGCAATGGAATTACTGGGCAAAGTAGGCCTTGCCGACCGCCACGACCACTACCCTGCCCAACTTTCAGGCGGCGAACAACAAAGGATTTCCATCGCGCGTGCCTTTGCCAACGAGCCCAAAATCCTTTTTGCCGATGAACCGACGGGCAATTTGGACGAGGCTACCAGTGGTAAAATCCAACAGTTGCTCTTTGACCTGAATCGCGAAACAGGTACTACGCTTGTGGTAGTTACTCACGACCTTGAACTGGCGCAACGCACACAACGCATTATTCGCCTGAAAGGCGGTATGGTGGTAAACGAAGTCAATTGA
- a CDS encoding cytochrome-c peroxidase, whose amino-acid sequence MKKTAFFSVSFLMFLTAIAISCGQRDVNPTVEVKAPPHFPPMVYDLSKNPVTQAGFELGRALFYEGALARDGMVSCGFCHQQSAGFTHHGHDLSHGVDDRLGKRNALPIQNLAFYHDLMWDGGIHDLDLQPLAPIENPVEMDESMPNILEKLRKHPDYPRMFQRAFGTPEITGERLLKALSQFMVAMVSANSRYDKYLHGEEQLTRDELRGLQLFKEKGCENCHSGGLFTDQTYRNNGLSLEFNQDLGRYEITLNEQDKYKFRVPSLRNVEVTRPYMHDGRFRNLEMVLDHYSEGMEDIPTLDPLFKRPDGRRGIPMTAEEKRLIIAFLKTLTDEDFLTDKRFSEL is encoded by the coding sequence ATGAAAAAAACAGCCTTTTTTTCCGTTTCGTTTCTGATGTTTCTGACGGCAATTGCGATTTCGTGCGGGCAGCGCGACGTAAACCCGACCGTAGAGGTGAAAGCACCACCGCATTTTCCGCCAATGGTTTATGACCTGAGTAAAAACCCTGTTACACAAGCAGGTTTTGAACTGGGCAGGGCTTTGTTCTACGAAGGCGCGCTTGCGCGGGACGGCATGGTCAGTTGCGGATTTTGCCACCAGCAGAGTGCGGGCTTTACGCACCACGGGCACGATTTGAGCCATGGCGTAGATGACCGTTTGGGCAAACGCAATGCGCTGCCTATTCAGAACTTGGCATTTTACCACGATTTGATGTGGGACGGTGGTATCCATGACCTTGATTTACAGCCGCTTGCACCGATTGAAAACCCCGTGGAAATGGACGAATCCATGCCCAATATTTTGGAAAAACTGCGCAAGCATCCCGACTATCCGCGCATGTTCCAGCGCGCCTTCGGAACCCCCGAAATTACCGGAGAACGCTTGCTGAAAGCCCTTTCGCAATTTATGGTTGCGATGGTTTCTGCCAACTCACGCTACGACAAGTATCTGCACGGAGAAGAGCAACTCACCCGCGACGAACTGCGCGGGCTGCAACTGTTCAAAGAAAAAGGCTGCGAAAACTGCCATTCAGGCGGGCTGTTTACCGACCAAACCTACCGCAACAACGGGTTGAGTTTGGAGTTCAACCAAGACTTGGGGCGCTACGAAATCACGCTTAACGAACAAGACAAATACAAATTTCGCGTGCCAAGCCTGCGCAACGTAGAGGTTACGCGCCCCTACATGCACGACGGGCGATTTCGCAATTTGGAAATGGTGCTTGACCACTACTCGGAGGGCATGGAGGACATCCCGACACTTGACCCGCTGTTCAAACGACCCGACGGCAGGCGCGGTATCCCGATGACTGCCGAAGAAAAACGCCTGATTATCGCATTCCTGAAAACCCTCACCGATGAAGATTTTTTGACCGATAAGCGATTCAGCGAATTGTAA
- a CDS encoding MbnP family protein, translated as MKLHYRFIITVLLAGFTALSACKNEIAPEFDVTARGTLLLEFDNVVGTRDLELNRGTYRNAAGEEFSVSLLQYYISNIRLKKSDGSEYVVPQDSGYFLVQEHKPETHIIRLSVPQGDYTGASFILGVDSLRNTMDISRRQGVLNPSDMSGAEGMYWTWNSGYIFVKLEGTSPQIAPDPSGNRRFRYHIGGFGGGFGNPPVRTINNIKKIDLSFGRDVAKVRSKSTPQMHIIADVLKVFNGSTNISLAQNPTVMFSPFSVNVANNYANMFEYHHMHTVVAR; from the coding sequence ATGAAACTCCATTATCGCTTCATAATTACGGTTTTACTGGCAGGTTTCACAGCTCTGAGTGCCTGCAAAAATGAAATTGCTCCCGAATTTGATGTTACAGCCCGCGGCACTTTATTGCTGGAATTTGACAACGTGGTTGGCACGAGAGATTTGGAACTGAACCGCGGCACATACCGCAATGCCGCAGGTGAGGAGTTTAGTGTGAGCCTGCTGCAGTATTATATCAGCAATATTCGCTTGAAAAAATCTGACGGCAGCGAATATGTTGTTCCGCAAGACTCCGGCTATTTTTTGGTGCAGGAGCATAAACCCGAAACGCACATCATTCGCCTGAGTGTGCCGCAAGGCGACTATACGGGTGCTTCATTCATTTTGGGTGTGGACAGCCTGCGCAATACAATGGATATCAGCCGCCGTCAGGGGGTATTGAATCCGTCGGACATGAGTGGCGCGGAAGGCATGTACTGGACATGGAACTCAGGCTATATTTTCGTGAAGCTCGAGGGAACTTCGCCGCAGATAGCCCCTGACCCATCGGGTAATCGCCGATTCCGCTACCACATCGGTGGATTTGGCGGAGGTTTCGGCAACCCGCCTGTGCGCACCATTAATAATATCAAGAAAATTGACCTCTCTTTTGGGCGCGATGTGGCAAAAGTTCGCAGTAAAAGCACTCCGCAAATGCACATCATTGCCGATGTGTTGAAAGTCTTCAACGGAAGCACCAACATCAGCCTTGCCCAAAACCCGACGGTGATGTTTTCGCCTTTTTCGGTAAATGTGGCCAATAACTATGCAAATATGTTTGAGTATCACCACATGCATACGGTTGTGGCGAGGTAA
- the rnhA gene encoding ribonuclease HI, with amino-acid sequence MATIIIYTDGSSRGNPGPGGYGTILISPAHKVRKELSGGFRLTTNNRMELLAVITGLEALKSGDNEVVIYSDSQYVVNAVEKGWVFNWEKQGFKGKKNPDLWQRFLAAYRRQRKVWFQWVKGHAGHPENERCDQLATMAADQPILPPDEYFEQHPN; translated from the coding sequence ATGGCTACCATCATTATTTATACCGACGGCTCTTCGCGCGGCAATCCCGGCCCGGGCGGCTACGGAACAATTCTGATTTCTCCTGCTCACAAAGTGCGCAAAGAACTCAGCGGCGGCTTCAGGCTGACTACCAATAACCGTATGGAATTACTGGCTGTCATTACGGGTTTGGAAGCCTTAAAGAGCGGCGACAATGAGGTGGTCATCTACTCCGATTCGCAATATGTGGTCAATGCCGTAGAAAAAGGTTGGGTGTTCAACTGGGAAAAACAAGGCTTTAAAGGCAAGAAAAATCCCGACCTTTGGCAGCGTTTTCTGGCTGCCTATCGCCGACAGCGCAAAGTATGGTTTCAGTGGGTAAAAGGTCATGCGGGGCATCCGGAAAACGAGCGATGCGACCAACTGGCCACTATGGCAGCTGACCAGCCGATACTTCCGCCCGACGAATACTTTGAACAGCACCCCAACTGA
- the mscL gene encoding large-conductance mechanosensitive channel protein MscL produces MGFLKEFKDFAMRGNLVDLAVGFVMGAAFGKVTNAFINGVVMPFVGLIQGKDLSDWKLVLKPAETGADGKEIAEVAVQYGTFISVTIEFIIVAFVMFLVVKAMNAAKKKEAEAPAPPPAPSNEEKLLAEIRDLLKK; encoded by the coding sequence ATGGGATTTCTAAAAGAATTTAAGGATTTTGCCATGCGTGGCAATCTGGTAGATTTGGCAGTAGGCTTTGTAATGGGTGCTGCCTTCGGCAAAGTAACCAATGCCTTTATCAACGGCGTAGTGATGCCTTTCGTCGGCCTGATTCAGGGCAAAGACCTCAGCGATTGGAAACTTGTGCTGAAACCTGCCGAAACGGGTGCCGACGGCAAAGAGATAGCCGAAGTGGCCGTCCAATACGGTACATTCATCTCCGTAACTATTGAATTTATTATTGTCGCATTCGTGATGTTCTTGGTAGTGAAAGCAATGAACGCAGCCAAGAAGAAAGAAGCCGAAGCGCCTGCACCGCCTCCTGCACCATCCAACGAAGAAAAACTGCTGGCAGAAATCAGAGATTTGCTCAAAAAATAA
- the ilvC gene encoding ketol-acid reductoisomerase: MAKINFGGVIEDVVTREEFPLEHARNVLKDETIAVIGYGVQGPGQALNLRDNGFNVIVGQRKGTKTWEKALADGWVEGKTLFTIEEACQRASIIQYLLSDAGQIALWPTVSQYLTAGKALYFSHGFGITYSSQTNIIPPKDIDVILVAPKGSGTSLRRLFLAGEGLNSSYAIYQDATGRAKDRVVALGIGVGSGYLFETTFEKEVFSDLTGERGVLMGAIAGIMEAQYNLLREKGHSPSEAFNETVEELTQSLIRLVGENGMDWMYANCSTTAQRGALDWRHRFREATAPVFRDLYESVASGKEAEITIKANSRPDYREKLEEELAAIHNSEMWQAGRQVRALRPKNG, from the coding sequence ATGGCAAAAATTAATTTTGGTGGAGTAATTGAAGACGTAGTAACACGCGAAGAATTTCCTTTGGAACATGCCCGCAATGTGCTGAAAGATGAAACCATTGCAGTTATCGGGTATGGGGTGCAAGGCCCCGGCCAAGCGCTGAACCTGCGCGACAATGGTTTTAACGTGATTGTAGGGCAGCGCAAAGGCACTAAAACATGGGAAAAAGCGCTTGCCGACGGTTGGGTAGAAGGTAAAACCCTCTTCACTATTGAAGAAGCCTGCCAACGTGCAAGCATTATCCAATACCTGCTTTCCGATGCGGGACAAATCGCCCTTTGGCCTACTGTCAGCCAATATCTCACCGCAGGAAAAGCGCTGTATTTTTCACACGGGTTTGGTATTACGTACAGTTCGCAAACGAACATTATTCCGCCCAAGGATATAGATGTCATTTTGGTTGCTCCCAAAGGCTCAGGAACAAGTCTGCGCCGCCTGTTTTTGGCAGGTGAAGGGCTGAATTCCAGCTATGCCATCTATCAGGATGCCACAGGGCGCGCCAAAGACCGCGTAGTAGCGCTCGGCATAGGCGTTGGTTCGGGCTATTTGTTTGAAACCACTTTTGAAAAAGAGGTATTCAGCGACCTGACCGGCGAGCGCGGCGTTTTGATGGGTGCCATTGCAGGCATCATGGAGGCACAATACAATCTCCTCCGCGAAAAAGGACACAGCCCAAGCGAGGCATTTAATGAAACCGTAGAAGAACTGACGCAAAGCCTCATCCGTTTGGTGGGCGAAAATGGCATGGACTGGATGTATGCCAACTGTTCTACCACTGCTCAGCGTGGTGCATTAGATTGGAGACATCGCTTCCGCGAGGCAACTGCCCCGGTCTTCCGCGACCTGTACGAAAGTGTAGCCAGCGGCAAAGAGGCCGAAATTACCATCAAGGCCAACTCGCGCCCCGACTATCGCGAAAAACTGGAAGAAGAACTTGCAGCCATTCATAATTCCGAAATGTGGCAGGCAGGCCGCCAAGTGCGTGCGCTTCGCCCGAAAAACGGTTGA
- the rpsL gene encoding 30S ribosomal protein S12 produces the protein MPTIQQLVRKGREKLTYKSKSPALDSCPQKRGVCTKVYTTTPKKPNSALRKVAKVRLSNSIEVIAYIPGEGHNLQEHSIVLIRGGRVKDLPGVRYHIVRGALDTAGVNGRKQRRSKYGAKRPKPGQAAAPAGKGGKKK, from the coding sequence ATGCCAACCATACAACAGTTAGTGCGTAAAGGCAGGGAAAAATTGACTTACAAATCTAAGTCGCCTGCGCTTGATTCATGCCCGCAAAAGAGAGGGGTATGTACCAAAGTGTACACCACTACCCCCAAGAAGCCCAACTCGGCGCTGAGAAAAGTTGCCAAAGTTCGCCTGAGCAACTCTATTGAAGTAATCGCTTACATTCCGGGCGAAGGACACAACCTGCAAGAGCACTCTATCGTGCTGATTCGCGGCGGTCGTGTGAAAGACCTTCCCGGTGTACGTTACCACATCGTTCGCGGTGCACTCGATACCGCCGGTGTAAACGGCCGCAAACAACGTCGTTCTAAATACGGTGCGAAACGTCCTAAACCGGGACAAGCAGCAGCTCCGGCAGGAAAAGGCGGAAAGAAAAAGTAA
- the rpsG gene encoding 30S ribosomal protein S7, translating into MRKAKPKKRYLLPDPKFGDVMVTRFVNNLMERGKKSLAYQIFYGALEQVEQRLGKGGEPVNGLEVWRKALNNVMPSVEVRSRRVGGATFQVPTEVRPDRRISLGIKWMIRYARSRNEKTMTDRLAGEIISASKGEGAAVKKKDDTHRMAEANKAFSHFRF; encoded by the coding sequence ATGAGAAAAGCAAAACCTAAAAAGCGTTATCTGCTGCCTGACCCTAAGTTCGGCGATGTAATGGTTACGCGCTTTGTAAACAACCTGATGGAAAGAGGCAAGAAATCTTTAGCCTACCAAATTTTTTATGGCGCTCTGGAGCAGGTTGAACAACGCCTCGGAAAAGGCGGCGAGCCGGTAAACGGACTGGAAGTATGGCGCAAAGCATTGAACAACGTAATGCCTTCCGTAGAAGTACGCAGCCGCCGTGTAGGTGGTGCTACTTTCCAAGTACCAACCGAAGTACGTCCTGACCGTCGTATTTCATTGGGTATCAAGTGGATGATTCGCTACGCACGCTCTCGCAACGAGAAAACCATGACCGACCGTCTGGCCGGTGAAATCATTTCCGCTTCCAAAGGTGAAGGTGCAGCCGTTAAGAAAAAAGACGACACCCACCGTATGGCAGAAGCTAATAAGGCATTTTCACACTTTAGATTTTAA